From a region of the Verrucomicrobiota bacterium genome:
- a CDS encoding DUF4956 domain-containing protein translates to MPDWLKPVLESGPPTDPVAVAIRLTAALALGWVVSLIYRWTRRDIVVAPSFPTTLVLLSALIAMVTQVIGDNVARAFSLVGALSIVRFRTVVRDTQDTAYVIFAVVVGMAAGANHYWVAGLGLLVVGTGAYLMRRSAAEVQASEGAEERLLSLRVSASLEPAVLEKGMLSDHLASCRMLSVESAKQGLSLDLRYRVVFRLDSTASALVKALNQKEGVQSVRLQDMDVEDDD, encoded by the coding sequence ATGCCTGATTGGCTGAAGCCGGTTCTGGAATCCGGTCCTCCCACGGATCCGGTCGCGGTCGCGATTCGACTGACGGCGGCCCTCGCTCTGGGCTGGGTGGTTTCCTTGATTTACCGCTGGACCCGGAGAGATATTGTTGTTGCCCCCTCTTTTCCGACGACCCTGGTTCTTCTTTCCGCCTTGATCGCCATGGTGACGCAAGTGATCGGGGACAATGTGGCACGGGCTTTCAGCCTGGTCGGAGCCTTGTCCATCGTGAGGTTTCGGACCGTCGTGCGGGACACGCAAGACACGGCTTATGTGATTTTTGCGGTGGTGGTGGGCATGGCGGCTGGCGCCAACCATTATTGGGTCGCGGGTTTGGGTCTTCTCGTCGTGGGGACGGGGGCCTATTTGATGCGAAGGTCCGCGGCCGAGGTTCAGGCGAGCGAGGGGGCGGAAGAGCGTTTGCTGAGCTTGCGCGTCAGCGCTTCGTTGGAGCCCGCCGTCCTGGAGAAAGGAATGCTTTCGGACCACCTTGCCTCGTGCCGGATGTTGTCGGTGGAGAGCGCCAAGCAAGGTCTGAGTTTGGACCTGAGGTATCGCGTGGTGTTCAGGCTCGATTCGACCGCGAGTGCGCTGGTCAAAGCCCTGAACCAGAAGGAAGGCGTGCAGAGTGTCCGGCTTCAGGACATGGACGTGGAGGACGATGATTAG
- a CDS encoding polyphosphate polymerase domain-containing protein has product MATNQPSLRWTVPPPRGWRAEQLQGEVLSESGMSGRIPEVNIAVSPSLVSGNPSLSAHEVKFLITRDRAAGVLDWAKSRFQTDPYSRPEAGGGYSISSLYLDTPDFAVYRKHGSFGRAKFRIRRYGVSKRVFLERKLKVGDKVSKRRSDLAIDELPGLDLTGAKQSGGSAAWYEKRLHLRGLRVVCQISYERIALVGSNEWGPLRLTLDEAVHVVRMEEPRFAEPGTGELLLENHMILELKFRGKMPAVFKELAQFLTLQPGAVSKYRLGLFKLGCAPDLQVNGGGRVAPHHA; this is encoded by the coding sequence ATGGCCACGAATCAGCCCAGCCTTCGATGGACGGTTCCGCCGCCTCGCGGATGGCGCGCGGAACAGCTCCAGGGGGAAGTGCTCTCGGAGAGTGGAATGAGCGGGCGGATTCCTGAAGTGAATATTGCTGTCTCGCCATCTTTGGTCTCAGGGAATCCGAGTTTAAGCGCGCATGAGGTGAAATTTCTCATCACGCGAGATAGGGCCGCCGGAGTGTTGGACTGGGCCAAGTCACGATTTCAAACCGATCCTTACAGCCGTCCGGAAGCAGGAGGCGGTTATTCCATCAGCAGCCTGTATTTGGACACTCCGGATTTCGCGGTGTATCGCAAGCACGGATCCTTCGGACGCGCGAAGTTCCGCATTCGGAGATATGGGGTCTCGAAACGCGTCTTCTTGGAGCGGAAGTTGAAGGTGGGTGACAAGGTGTCGAAACGCCGTTCCGACTTGGCGATCGATGAATTGCCGGGCCTCGATTTGACGGGCGCCAAGCAGAGCGGGGGTTCAGCCGCGTGGTATGAGAAACGGCTTCACCTTCGCGGACTTAGAGTGGTCTGCCAGATCAGTTATGAGCGCATTGCTCTGGTCGGCTCCAACGAATGGGGTCCGTTGCGCCTGACTTTGGACGAGGCGGTTCATGTGGTGCGGATGGAGGAGCCTCGATTCGCGGAACCCGGGACCGGCGAGCTCCTGCTCGAGAATCACATGATCCTTGAACTCAAATTTCGCGGGAAAATGCCCGCCGTCTTCAAGGAGCTTGCCCAGTTCCTGACCTTGCAACCCGGCGCCGTCTCCAAGTACCGCCTGGGACTGTTCAAGCTCGGATGCGCGCCCGATTTGCAGGTAAACGGCGGCGGACGTGTGGCACCCCACCATGCCTGA
- a CDS encoding DUF4131 domain-containing protein has translation MVRYPLLMVAALFAAGIALGDAIPACAYGSGGLSICLLAGFALVRGKGRTSSREDANATCSQAAGNFGRPDLVSSGFLAAAILTCGFTSQRFVLETVPPDDVRHVSPAAPALVRLRGTLLEKPHLRAFENARHERKIRSQSRLRVVAILHAGTEWRPASGIVLVTTPFEHGPEYHTGAPVEVFGLLEVPPGPQAPGLFDYRSYLARGGIHRRLKTQSLEDWRRTQRFDPGEVPWPDRFEDWARLTLARGVPVEDDGLRLSWAMALGWKTAFTDEVSDPFMKTGTMHLFAISGLHVVLISGIFVQLLKGMRVPRAWSGWAIIPLLWAYTAATGWQASALRASVMMTLVLASWSLRRPVDLLNSLGAAALAILAFDPQQLFQAGFQLSFLVVFSLAVLTPRLGGWHSKLRWVDPWVPERLIPPWRFKLEAALRWVDQALATSLAAWLGSVTLTAEYFHLIAPSGLLANVIVVPIGNLALMCQLGSLLCGHGLAELGELFNLSGWFWMHVMIRICETMADWPGSHAYVHAPGAAACLLALAAMAALLLESPNRWRLLVWSGLPVAVAMSLWMERWHRSQRETRLTVLNLPLSRSLFVDLRGSQDDVVLDTGADDDTKRVLTPFLHSLGKNSLPLVIITQGDVAHAGGLQRFLDHFDPPAGMVPDQRFRSPAHRAAMAAMEERKMRLDRIQRGDQFGAWEVLHPVPQERPRQGDDAAAVLRLEAEGVRVLFCGSLGESARKSLLHAPHSILADVLLCAIPARDDPLDEETLRSISPRHVLITERENQLRRSAILKQRLNRLGIPWHSTFESGTLQVRLQSGSFEVISSK, from the coding sequence ATGGTGCGGTATCCGTTGCTGATGGTGGCGGCGCTTTTTGCCGCCGGAATTGCGTTGGGTGATGCGATCCCCGCGTGCGCCTATGGCTCAGGAGGGCTCAGCATCTGCTTGCTGGCTGGCTTTGCACTCGTGCGTGGAAAGGGTCGAACTTCATCACGGGAGGATGCGAACGCGACATGTTCTCAAGCCGCCGGAAATTTTGGACGGCCCGACTTGGTTTCGTCAGGTTTCCTGGCCGCTGCGATTTTAACCTGCGGATTCACGTCGCAGCGGTTCGTCTTGGAAACTGTCCCTCCCGACGATGTTCGACACGTTTCGCCCGCTGCCCCGGCGCTCGTCCGCCTTCGCGGCACGCTCCTGGAAAAACCCCATCTGCGCGCCTTCGAGAACGCCCGGCATGAAAGAAAGATTCGATCCCAATCCCGCCTTCGGGTCGTCGCCATCCTGCACGCCGGAACCGAATGGCGTCCTGCTTCCGGGATCGTCCTGGTCACCACGCCTTTCGAGCACGGCCCGGAATATCACACCGGAGCGCCGGTCGAAGTCTTCGGCCTCTTGGAGGTCCCGCCGGGCCCTCAGGCTCCTGGCCTCTTTGATTATCGGTCTTACCTTGCCCGAGGCGGAATTCATCGACGGCTCAAGACGCAAAGCCTGGAAGACTGGCGGCGGACACAGCGTTTTGATCCCGGGGAAGTGCCCTGGCCGGACCGTTTTGAGGACTGGGCGCGCCTTACTTTGGCGCGCGGCGTTCCGGTGGAGGACGACGGACTGCGCTTGAGTTGGGCCATGGCGCTGGGTTGGAAAACGGCGTTCACCGACGAAGTGAGCGATCCATTCATGAAAACCGGCACGATGCATTTGTTCGCCATTAGCGGACTGCATGTGGTGTTGATTTCCGGGATCTTCGTGCAACTGCTGAAAGGGATGCGCGTTCCCCGGGCTTGGAGCGGGTGGGCCATCATTCCCCTGCTCTGGGCCTATACGGCGGCCACGGGCTGGCAGGCCTCCGCCTTGCGCGCCAGTGTGATGATGACCCTGGTGCTGGCATCCTGGAGCCTGCGCCGGCCCGTTGATTTGCTCAATTCGTTGGGCGCGGCGGCCCTGGCCATTCTGGCCTTCGATCCCCAACAACTTTTCCAGGCGGGCTTTCAGTTGTCGTTCCTGGTCGTCTTCAGTCTGGCCGTGCTGACTCCGAGGCTGGGCGGATGGCACAGCAAGTTGCGATGGGTCGATCCGTGGGTTCCCGAACGTCTGATTCCTCCCTGGAGATTCAAGCTCGAGGCGGCGTTGCGTTGGGTGGATCAAGCCCTGGCGACCTCGCTGGCGGCCTGGCTGGGATCCGTGACCCTCACGGCCGAGTATTTCCATTTGATCGCGCCCTCGGGTTTGTTGGCCAATGTGATTGTGGTTCCTATCGGGAACCTGGCGTTGATGTGCCAGCTCGGATCACTCCTTTGCGGCCATGGACTGGCGGAGTTGGGCGAACTCTTCAACCTCAGCGGGTGGTTCTGGATGCATGTCATGATCCGGATTTGCGAAACGATGGCGGATTGGCCTGGATCCCACGCCTACGTTCATGCGCCGGGGGCAGCGGCCTGTCTGCTGGCTTTGGCCGCCATGGCGGCACTCCTCCTCGAAAGTCCAAATCGATGGCGCCTGCTGGTTTGGAGTGGCCTTCCCGTGGCGGTGGCCATGAGCCTGTGGATGGAGCGCTGGCATCGAAGCCAGAGGGAGACGCGGTTGACCGTGCTGAACTTGCCCCTCTCTCGAAGCCTCTTTGTCGATCTGCGCGGAAGTCAGGACGACGTTGTGCTGGATACCGGAGCCGACGACGATACCAAGCGGGTGCTCACGCCCTTCCTCCACAGCCTGGGCAAGAACAGTTTGCCGCTGGTCATCATCACGCAGGGGGATGTGGCCCATGCCGGAGGTTTGCAGCGCTTTCTCGACCATTTCGACCCGCCCGCCGGCATGGTGCCAGACCAACGTTTTCGTTCTCCAGCCCATCGTGCGGCCATGGCGGCCATGGAAGAACGCAAAATGCGGCTCGATCGAATTCAGCGGGGCGATCAATTTGGTGCTTGGGAAGTTCTGCACCCCGTTCCGCAAGAAAGGCCGAGGCAGGGTGATGACGCGGCAGCGGTGCTGCGTCTGGAAGCGGAGGGCGTTCGCGTCCTGTTCTGCGGCAGTCTCGGTGAATCGGCTCGCAAGAGTTTGTTGCATGCCCCCCATTCCATCCTGGCGGATGTCCTCTTATGCGCGATTCCAGCGCGGGACGATCCGCTCGACGAGGAGACTTTGCGCTCCATCAGTCCGCGCCATGTCCTGATCACAGAACGGGAAAACCAACTGCGTCGATCCGCGATCTTGAAGCAGCGCCTTAATCGATTGGGCATTCCCTGGCACAGCACTTTCGAATCCGGAACTCTGCAAGTGCGGCTTCAATCCGGGAGCTTCGAAGTCATTTCGAGCAAGTGA
- a CDS encoding signal recognition particle protein, which produces MFSSLSSKLQNVFRNLRGLGKISETNVSESLRDVRMALLDADVNFKVARDFIDRVKEKAIGHQVIQSIQPGQQIIKIIHDELVELLGSSGAGLALSHPPSCLMMVGLHGSGKTTSSGKLANLLTKEGRKVLLVAADVYRPAAMDQLETLGRQLGVPVFTLKGETDVLRIGREAMDRARAEQIDIVIFDTAGRFQIDEPLVQELVRLRDLVQPREILLVLDAATGQEAVNVATHFDKALNVTGAILTKLDGDARGGAALSMKSVTGKPIKFIGVGEKPEDFEPFHPERMASRILGMGDVVSLVERAAQAVDEEDALRMEEKMRKGQFSLEDFLEQLRGMKKLGSLEKIVGMLPGGSEMIKGADLSKSEREFRRMEAMICAMTPVERRNPQILNARRRLRIANGSGVKVSELNSMLNRFNQMQQLMRKMNKFQKMMGKMGGGAPPNPGLFR; this is translated from the coding sequence ATGTTCAGCTCCCTCAGCAGCAAGCTCCAGAACGTTTTTCGCAATCTGCGCGGGCTCGGTAAGATTTCCGAGACCAACGTGAGCGAATCGTTGCGCGATGTGCGCATGGCGTTGCTGGACGCCGATGTGAATTTCAAGGTCGCCCGCGACTTTATCGACCGGGTCAAGGAGAAGGCGATCGGACATCAGGTCATCCAAAGCATCCAGCCCGGCCAGCAGATCATCAAAATCATTCATGACGAGTTGGTCGAATTGCTCGGCAGCAGCGGCGCCGGACTCGCCCTGAGCCATCCCCCCTCCTGCCTCATGATGGTGGGCCTGCATGGCTCCGGCAAAACCACCTCCAGCGGCAAACTCGCGAACCTGCTCACGAAGGAGGGACGCAAAGTCTTGCTCGTCGCGGCGGACGTTTACCGGCCCGCGGCCATGGACCAATTGGAAACGCTCGGGCGGCAGTTGGGCGTGCCGGTTTTCACGCTCAAGGGTGAGACGGACGTGCTGCGCATCGGGCGCGAGGCCATGGACCGGGCCCGCGCCGAGCAGATCGACATCGTGATTTTCGACACCGCCGGCCGCTTTCAAATCGACGAGCCGCTGGTGCAGGAGCTCGTGAGACTGCGCGACCTGGTCCAGCCCCGGGAGATCCTGCTGGTGCTTGACGCCGCGACGGGGCAGGAGGCTGTGAATGTCGCCACTCATTTTGACAAGGCGTTGAACGTCACGGGCGCGATCCTCACCAAGCTCGACGGCGACGCGCGCGGTGGGGCGGCGCTCAGCATGAAATCCGTCACGGGCAAGCCGATCAAGTTCATCGGCGTCGGCGAGAAACCCGAGGATTTCGAGCCCTTTCATCCCGAGCGCATGGCCTCCCGCATCCTGGGCATGGGGGACGTGGTGAGTTTGGTGGAAAGAGCCGCCCAGGCCGTGGACGAAGAGGATGCCCTGCGCATGGAGGAGAAAATGCGCAAGGGCCAGTTTTCGCTCGAGGACTTTCTCGAGCAGTTGCGCGGGATGAAAAAGCTCGGATCCCTGGAGAAGATTGTGGGCATGCTTCCCGGCGGCTCCGAAATGATCAAGGGGGCGGACCTTTCGAAGAGCGAGCGCGAGTTCCGCCGCATGGAGGCGATGATCTGCGCCATGACCCCCGTCGAGCGCCGCAATCCCCAAATTTTGAACGCCCGCCGCCGGCTGCGCATTGCCAACGGCAGCGGCGTGAAAGTGTCGGAACTGAACTCGATGCTCAATCGCTTCAATCAAATGCAGCAATTGATGCGGAAGATGAACAAGTTCCAAAAAATGATGGGGAAAATGGGCGGCGGCGCCCCGCCCAACCCGGGCCTGTTCCGGTAA
- a CDS encoding VCBS repeat-containing protein: MTLFLWPGFAAAMISWMTAMTSAPASGPARLESGKALAQAYCAACHLFPEPDLLDRKTWAEQTLWRMKVRMGLAPEDLKRYPDFERIKASGSVLSAPLCTPDEFRQIADYYLASAPLNALPQAQRPAIESGVPGFRFEPGSFRIPPPATTLVHISRASKRIYAAHAETKTLHVLDASGQEVDAIAVGNVPVALTETSRGLYVTMIGQFLPSEEALGEMTLLERQGERFRPSRVFFQHAPRFTHSEFADLNGDGRMDLAACYFGYFTGRFVWHESLGGGEYREHVLYPKPGAVRSVARDFNGDGRRDLAVLIAQETEAMFLFLNNGQGQFTHQAVFQHSPCHGHTYFEVADFNRDGLDDFLVTNGDNGEYPSPTKRYHGVRIYLNRGNLRFEESWFFPMNGAFKAVARDFDGDGDLDIAAISFFPDYRHSPEESFVLLQNQGGMRFRAFSFPEAVSGRWLTMDAEDLDGDGDIDLALGSYIRGPSEVPEQVATKWEAEGRSVVLLRNSHRNASVDARTP; this comes from the coding sequence GTGACTTTGTTCCTATGGCCGGGCTTTGCCGCCGCGATGATTTCGTGGATGACGGCCATGACCTCCGCTCCGGCCTCCGGCCCGGCACGGCTCGAGTCAGGCAAGGCGCTCGCCCAGGCTTATTGCGCCGCCTGCCATCTTTTTCCCGAGCCCGACCTGTTAGACCGCAAGACCTGGGCGGAGCAAACCTTGTGGCGCATGAAGGTTCGGATGGGATTGGCGCCCGAAGACCTCAAACGCTACCCGGACTTTGAACGCATCAAGGCCTCCGGCTCGGTCTTGAGCGCGCCCCTCTGCACGCCGGATGAATTCCGACAGATCGCGGATTATTATCTGGCGTCCGCCCCCTTGAACGCTTTGCCCCAAGCCCAGCGCCCGGCCATCGAGTCAGGTGTGCCCGGCTTTCGGTTCGAGCCGGGGTCCTTCCGGATCCCGCCCCCGGCAACAACGCTGGTTCATATCAGCCGCGCCTCCAAAAGGATTTATGCCGCGCACGCGGAAACGAAAACACTTCACGTCCTCGATGCTTCCGGCCAGGAGGTCGATGCCATTGCGGTGGGCAACGTGCCCGTGGCCCTCACCGAGACGAGCCGGGGCCTCTACGTCACGATGATCGGACAATTCCTTCCCTCGGAGGAGGCGCTGGGCGAGATGACCCTGCTGGAGCGGCAGGGAGAACGGTTCCGCCCGTCGCGCGTCTTCTTTCAGCACGCTCCTCGGTTTACGCATTCCGAATTCGCGGACCTCAACGGGGACGGGCGGATGGATTTGGCGGCGTGTTATTTTGGTTATTTTACCGGACGCTTCGTCTGGCATGAGTCCTTGGGCGGAGGAGAATACCGCGAGCATGTCCTCTATCCCAAGCCGGGCGCGGTGCGCTCGGTCGCGCGGGATTTCAACGGGGACGGACGCCGCGATCTGGCCGTGCTGATCGCCCAGGAAACGGAGGCCATGTTTCTCTTTCTGAACAACGGACAGGGACAATTCACTCACCAAGCGGTGTTTCAACATTCCCCGTGCCACGGGCACACCTACTTCGAGGTGGCCGACTTCAATCGCGATGGCTTGGACGATTTCCTCGTCACGAACGGGGACAACGGCGAGTATCCGTCTCCGACCAAGCGTTACCACGGGGTGCGAATCTATTTGAACCGGGGAAATTTGCGGTTCGAGGAGTCCTGGTTCTTCCCCATGAATGGCGCTTTCAAAGCGGTCGCCCGCGATTTCGACGGGGACGGGGATCTGGACATCGCGGCGATCTCGTTTTTTCCCGATTACCGGCATTCGCCCGAGGAAAGCTTTGTGCTGTTGCAGAATCAGGGCGGCATGCGTTTCCGCGCCTTCAGTTTTCCGGAGGCCGTCTCCGGACGCTGGCTGACGATGGACGCGGAGGATCTCGATGGCGATGGCGACATCGATCTCGCATTGGGATCCTACATTCGCGGGCCGAGTGAGGTGCCGGAACAGGTGGCGACCAAATGGGAGGCCGAGGGAAGGTCGGTCGTCCTGCTCCGCAACTCGCACCGGAATGCCTCCGTGGACGCGCGAACCCCATGA
- a CDS encoding cobalamin B12-binding domain-containing protein, producing the protein MSEAHHAIKAVALRTGLTAHVIRIWEKRYQAVKPERTGTNRRLYSEEQIERLSLLRDVTRAGHHIGPVAGLPTEKLRTLAAEAETEEGRIRQATSGAEGKTSILKDCIAAVENLDSRALEGALKRGALELGAQGLLQRVIAPLAQTIGELWRDGTITAAHEHFASAVIRIFLGHAARPFAGLEIAPALVVATPAGQLHELGALIVSAAAANLGWYVTYLGASLPAAEIAGAARQNQARAVALSLVYPEDDPRLEGEMMRLRECLPMEVPILVGGRAMPAYREALDKIGALQIKDLAHFCNVLDEHRKPLGKTGR; encoded by the coding sequence ATGTCGGAAGCGCATCATGCAATCAAGGCGGTCGCGCTGCGCACGGGGTTGACCGCCCACGTCATTCGCATTTGGGAGAAGCGATACCAGGCGGTGAAGCCTGAACGCACAGGCACAAACCGCCGCCTCTACTCGGAAGAGCAAATCGAGCGACTCAGCCTGCTCCGCGACGTCACGCGTGCGGGCCATCACATCGGTCCTGTGGCCGGACTGCCGACCGAGAAGTTGCGCACACTCGCCGCCGAGGCCGAAACAGAAGAAGGCCGAATTCGGCAAGCGACCAGCGGCGCCGAGGGAAAGACGTCCATTCTCAAGGACTGCATCGCCGCCGTGGAGAATCTCGACTCCCGCGCGCTGGAAGGCGCGCTCAAGCGCGGGGCGTTGGAGTTGGGCGCCCAAGGATTGTTGCAACGCGTGATTGCGCCACTCGCCCAAACCATCGGCGAACTGTGGCGGGACGGAACCATCACCGCTGCCCATGAACACTTCGCGAGCGCGGTGATCCGAATTTTCCTCGGGCACGCCGCAAGGCCATTCGCCGGCTTGGAGATCGCGCCGGCCTTGGTTGTGGCAACCCCCGCCGGACAGCTTCATGAATTGGGCGCGCTGATTGTCAGCGCGGCGGCGGCCAATCTGGGCTGGTACGTCACCTATCTCGGAGCCAGCCTGCCTGCGGCAGAAATTGCGGGAGCGGCGCGCCAGAACCAAGCCCGGGCGGTGGCGTTGAGCCTCGTCTATCCCGAGGACGACCCAAGGCTGGAGGGCGAAATGATGCGACTTCGAGAATGCTTGCCGATGGAAGTCCCGATTCTGGTGGGCGGACGCGCAATGCCAGCGTATCGCGAAGCCCTGGATAAAATCGGCGCCCTTCAAATCAAGGACTTGGCGCATTTCTGCAACGTGCTGGATGAACACCGCAAACCACTCGGAAAGACCGGACGATGA
- a CDS encoding DUF1553 domain-containing protein encodes MMSHSGIKRAACLFVLWSFPALSAGTARIDFTRDIRPIMADTCFRCHGFDATARKAGLRLDVREEAIKPAKSGARPIVPGNPDESEILRRMVSTDPDRIMPPGTLHKDLTEAQKDLFRRWIAEGAEYPAHWAFVKPREPAIPASGIGIRNPVDAFVKHRLAAQKLTASAEADRATLLRRVTLDLTGLPPTPSEQRAFLSDRTPLAYERLVDRLLDSPRFGERMAQDWLDVARYADSNGYQVDRDRDLWAWRDWVVNAFNRNQPFDQFTRDQLAGDLLEKPTFAQRVATGFNRNHMINEEGGIIPEEFLAEYCADRVETTATVWLGLTFNCARCHDHKYDPLTQKDYYGLYAFFHNVAEQGVGDYGAHYRHSTPPFLKLPTPGQDEKLARLKAELSQAEQELKQVADRLLENPTSWEKRAVSTSPSWTPLHWTSAEFALPADKAPETQMEDGAVRVRSGGTNVHLLKLEAAIPAGQWTGFQLDFENHPEGAGPETNRLSIHELRVKWPGTNQLVLRGRAFTNSAPAAESARAVDQNTNSAWQLHLSDGSRRTGTWDALATVTCSTESKLRVELVFSNRLPGHAWRMRLKSTDTPLELLLTPTVASLLQKPGEKRSAEERKELDEFRLAQSTEHVRRKDQAGQLRKQVADTDHTIPVTLVMSELEKPRETFVLKRGAYDQKLESVKPAPPASLPGMPPEFPRNRLGLARWLVDPAHPLTARVTVNRIWQSIFGTGLVRTPEDFGVQGEAPSHPDLLDWLAVEFVRTGWDMKRLVRLLVTSATYRQDSRVRPELLAADPENRWLGRGPRHRLSAEVIRDQALVFGGWMVDQLGGPPVKPYHPPGLYEQVVSGSSASTYVQDHGRSLYRRTLYTYWKRSVPNPALLLFDRPFRETCTVKRPRTSTPLQALNLMNDPTYVESARLLAERILRGEGLLSETRIRRAVRTVLAREASQREVEVLLRGLSRMRRSFEADPDAALQLVSVGESKPDLSLGTINLAAYTTMACTLLNLDETITKQ; translated from the coding sequence GTGATGTCTCATTCCGGCATAAAGCGCGCCGCCTGCCTTTTCGTGCTTTGGAGCTTCCCGGCCCTGAGCGCAGGGACGGCCCGGATTGATTTCACCCGCGACATCCGGCCCATCATGGCCGACACCTGCTTTCGCTGCCATGGCTTCGATGCCACAGCACGCAAGGCCGGATTGAGGCTGGATGTCCGAGAAGAGGCGATCAAACCCGCCAAGTCCGGAGCTCGCCCGATCGTTCCGGGGAATCCGGACGAAAGCGAGATCCTGCGCCGCATGGTCTCCACCGATCCGGATCGGATCATGCCGCCCGGGACACTGCACAAGGATCTGACCGAAGCCCAAAAAGATCTCTTCCGCCGATGGATTGCCGAAGGGGCGGAATATCCAGCGCACTGGGCCTTTGTCAAACCGCGCGAACCGGCGATTCCCGCAAGCGGAATCGGCATTCGAAATCCAGTGGATGCGTTTGTGAAACATCGTCTAGCGGCTCAGAAGCTGACCGCCTCCGCCGAAGCCGACCGGGCCACTTTGTTGCGGCGAGTCACCCTCGACCTGACTGGACTGCCGCCCACGCCATCCGAACAGCGCGCGTTCCTGTCCGATCGCACTCCCCTGGCTTATGAAAGGCTCGTGGACCGTCTGCTGGACTCACCCCGGTTCGGCGAGCGGATGGCGCAAGACTGGCTGGACGTGGCGAGGTATGCGGACAGCAACGGATACCAGGTCGATCGCGATCGTGATCTTTGGGCGTGGCGGGATTGGGTGGTGAATGCCTTCAACCGGAACCAGCCGTTCGACCAGTTCACCCGCGATCAACTCGCCGGCGACTTGCTGGAGAAACCGACGTTTGCGCAACGCGTCGCGACCGGATTCAACCGCAACCACATGATCAACGAGGAGGGGGGCATCATTCCGGAGGAATTCCTCGCCGAGTATTGCGCGGACCGGGTTGAAACCACGGCCACCGTCTGGCTGGGGCTCACGTTCAATTGCGCCCGTTGCCACGATCATAAATACGATCCGTTGACCCAAAAGGATTATTACGGACTCTATGCTTTTTTTCACAATGTGGCCGAACAAGGCGTGGGCGACTACGGCGCCCATTACCGCCACAGCACTCCGCCCTTTCTCAAACTTCCGACGCCCGGGCAGGACGAAAAACTGGCGCGGCTCAAGGCTGAGCTCAGCCAGGCGGAACAGGAATTGAAGCAAGTGGCCGACCGGCTGCTGGAGAACCCCACGAGCTGGGAAAAGCGAGCCGTCAGCACCTCACCCTCTTGGACCCCCCTCCATTGGACGAGCGCGGAGTTCGCGCTTCCAGCAGACAAAGCCCCAGAAACGCAAATGGAGGACGGTGCGGTGCGGGTCCGTTCCGGTGGAACTAACGTTCACCTGTTGAAGCTGGAGGCGGCGATCCCAGCAGGTCAATGGACCGGATTCCAGCTCGACTTCGAAAACCATCCCGAGGGTGCGGGGCCCGAGACCAATCGGCTCTCGATTCACGAGCTGCGAGTGAAATGGCCGGGAACGAATCAGCTTGTCCTGCGGGGTCGGGCATTCACGAATTCTGCGCCGGCCGCAGAATCCGCTCGGGCGGTGGATCAAAATACAAACTCGGCGTGGCAACTCCATCTCAGTGATGGAAGCCGACGGACTGGAACCTGGGACGCGCTGGCAACGGTCACCTGCTCGACGGAATCAAAACTGAGGGTGGAACTGGTGTTTTCGAACCGGCTCCCGGGACATGCGTGGCGCATGCGGCTCAAGTCCACCGACACCCCGCTCGAGTTGCTTCTCACGCCGACGGTGGCGTCCCTTTTGCAAAAGCCCGGAGAAAAAAGAAGCGCGGAGGAACGCAAGGAGCTTGACGAATTCCGGCTGGCTCAATCGACCGAACATGTTCGACGCAAAGACCAGGCAGGCCAACTCCGCAAGCAAGTGGCCGACACCGACCACACCATCCCGGTGACGCTGGTGATGTCCGAATTGGAGAAACCACGGGAAACCTTCGTTTTGAAACGGGGTGCGTATGATCAAAAGCTGGAATCGGTCAAACCGGCCCCCCCGGCCAGTCTTCCCGGGATGCCTCCGGAGTTCCCGCGAAACCGACTCGGCCTCGCCCGATGGTTGGTGGATCCAGCCCATCCCCTGACCGCCAGAGTGACGGTCAACCGAATCTGGCAGTCGATCTTCGGCACCGGATTGGTGCGGACACCGGAAGATTTTGGCGTGCAGGGCGAGGCGCCAAGCCATCCCGATCTGCTCGATTGGCTGGCGGTCGAATTCGTCCGGACCGGTTGGGACATGAAACGGCTTGTCCGTCTGCTCGTGACAAGTGCCACCTACCGGCAGGATTCCCGGGTGCGGCCTGAACTTCTCGCGGCAGATCCCGAAAATCGCTGGCTGGGACGCGGACCGAGGCATCGTTTGTCAGCCGAGGTCATCCGGGATCAGGCCCTGGTTTTTGGCGGATGGATGGTGGATCAACTCGGCGGGCCGCCGGTCAAACCCTATCATCCACCCGGACTCTATGAGCAGGTGGTTTCTGGCTCATCGGCCTCGACCTATGTGCAGGATCATGGCCGATCGCTCTACCGGAGGACGTTATACACCTATTGGAAACGGTCGGTCCCCAATCCCGCCCTTTTGCTCTTCGACCGTCCTTTTCGAGAAACCTGCACGGTGAAGCGACCGCGTACGTCCACTCCGCTCCAAGCGTTGAATTTGATGAACGACCCCACCTACGTCGAGTCCGCGCGTCTCCTCGCAGAACGAATCCTGCGCGGCGAGGGTTTGCTTTCGGAAACGCGGATCCGCCGGGCGGTCCGGACGGTGTTGGCTCGTGAAGCCAGCCAGAGGGAAGTGGAGGTGCTGCTTCGCGGACTGAGTCGCATGCGTCGGAGTTTTGAGGCCGATCCGGATGCCGCCCTGCAGTTGGTTTCAGTCGGAGAATCGAAACCTGACCTCTCCCTTGGAACGATCAATCTCGCGGCCTACACGACCATGGCCTGCACCCTGCTCAACCTCGACGAAACGATCACGAAACAATGA